Proteins from a genomic interval of Providencia stuartii:
- a CDS encoding TraK domain-containing protein — protein sequence MMRTKISRWMTPSLIAMSLSGVLLSQASYADVELPIVPASVMKQSATANPPVQSNSVAADTPTTLLMTPGVNELIPVALGHLNRIVTPFESPQVRTTSDAQTQIKGNVVYVATDKESPVSLYITPPGQEAPALSVTLVPRRIPPREITLAIDGQQWPIKGVVNRKAATWETAQPYVDSLRDLLRSLALNELPQGYDIRLAGQTDTSPKCFQPGLKFGFKQGQIVTGHYFTVYVGLVESFADEPIEASEIACHAPDIVASAYWPRNILLPGEKTELYVVVRNHREEPVESQRPSLFVGGK from the coding sequence ATGATGCGAACCAAAATTAGTCGATGGATGACACCAAGCTTAATCGCAATGAGCTTGAGTGGCGTTCTGTTATCACAAGCGTCGTATGCAGACGTGGAATTGCCGATTGTGCCAGCCAGTGTGATGAAGCAGTCTGCTACTGCAAATCCACCGGTTCAAAGCAATTCGGTTGCAGCGGATACGCCAACAACGCTACTGATGACACCGGGGGTTAATGAACTGATCCCTGTAGCACTTGGTCATCTGAATCGAATTGTGACGCCGTTTGAATCGCCTCAGGTGAGAACAACCAGTGATGCTCAGACGCAAATCAAGGGGAATGTTGTATATGTAGCCACGGACAAAGAATCACCGGTTTCACTTTACATCACACCGCCTGGTCAGGAAGCGCCCGCATTATCAGTCACCTTAGTACCTCGTCGTATTCCACCGCGTGAAATCACCTTAGCTATTGATGGTCAGCAGTGGCCTATTAAGGGCGTCGTGAACCGAAAAGCCGCCACTTGGGAAACGGCTCAACCATACGTCGATAGCTTACGTGACTTACTCAGAAGCCTTGCATTAAATGAGTTACCACAAGGCTATGACATCCGTTTAGCTGGCCAAACTGACACAAGCCCGAAATGTTTTCAGCCGGGCTTAAAGTTTGGTTTTAAGCAGGGGCAAATTGTGACGGGACATTACTTCACAGTCTATGTAGGACTGGTTGAAAGCTTTGCCGATGAGCCGATAGAAGCCAGTGAAATAGCCTGTCATGCACCAGATATAGTGGCAAGCGCTTACTGGCCTCGCAATATCTTATTGCCGGGTGAAAAGACTGAGTTGTATGTGGTTGTTCGCAATCATCGTGAAGAACCAGTGGAAAGTCAGCGACCTTCGCTTTTTGTGGGAGGTAAGTAA
- a CDS encoding TraB/VirB10 family protein, protein MKAQWEQMSPNMKRGLSVAGIAGGLILMVMVFSPNPDDGSSSRNRQETIRHILTDTNTRDVGVDSLAANVKLLSERNEQLRREVERLRRDVDSGRLSPGSPSIPSEVNAELARLRAELDDVRAGGDAAVEGTNSRFEVPLSAMELPKDEKPLPSNPDDYFANAPLPDPLYQQPANGQGTRARDVPLPPITIRMIEPEVVAEPEVAVQEAPPLYLPAGSIISGTLITGLDAPTHESARREPFPALLRIQKEAILPNRFRADIKECFLIAAGYGDLSSERAYLRGETISCVREDGGVIETRLDSYAVGEDGKAGIRGRLVSKQGQLVAKSMMAGFLQGLAGAFDVNPVPTIQTGNAGDTQLYQQVMSQEALQGAAIKGTGKALDRVAKFYLDMAENMFPVIEVDAARKIEVIVTRGASLSLATSQGVGARR, encoded by the coding sequence ATGAAAGCACAATGGGAACAAATGAGCCCGAACATGAAGCGGGGTCTATCGGTTGCTGGTATTGCTGGTGGTCTGATCCTTATGGTGATGGTGTTTTCACCTAATCCTGACGATGGCTCAAGCAGTCGGAACCGGCAGGAAACGATCCGGCACATTCTTACGGATACCAATACTCGTGATGTTGGGGTCGATAGTTTGGCTGCGAACGTAAAACTACTCAGTGAGCGCAATGAACAGTTACGTCGTGAAGTTGAGCGCTTGCGTCGTGACGTCGATTCAGGACGGCTAAGCCCAGGTTCGCCTTCTATACCAAGTGAGGTCAATGCGGAGCTGGCCCGCCTTAGAGCGGAACTTGATGATGTTCGCGCAGGAGGTGATGCAGCAGTTGAAGGCACAAATAGCCGTTTTGAAGTGCCTTTATCTGCCATGGAATTACCCAAAGACGAAAAGCCTCTGCCGTCTAACCCAGACGACTATTTTGCCAATGCGCCGCTGCCTGATCCGCTCTATCAGCAGCCAGCCAATGGCCAAGGTACACGAGCACGAGATGTTCCATTGCCGCCAATCACGATTCGTATGATAGAGCCTGAAGTGGTTGCTGAACCAGAGGTTGCTGTGCAAGAAGCGCCGCCTTTGTATCTACCGGCGGGCAGCATCATCTCAGGTACTTTGATCACCGGTTTGGATGCACCTACTCACGAGTCCGCAAGACGCGAGCCTTTTCCTGCATTGCTGAGGATTCAAAAGGAAGCCATTTTACCCAACCGATTTAGAGCGGATATCAAAGAGTGTTTCTTGATCGCCGCAGGTTACGGTGATTTGAGCTCTGAGCGTGCTTATTTGCGAGGCGAGACCATTTCATGTGTGAGAGAAGATGGTGGCGTCATTGAAACGCGACTGGATTCTTATGCCGTGGGTGAAGACGGCAAAGCTGGTATTCGTGGCCGATTAGTGTCGAAACAAGGCCAGCTGGTGGCCAAATCGATGATGGCCGGATTCCTTCAGGGCTTGGCTGGCGCATTTGATGTGAATCCTGTACCAACGATTCAGACGGGTAATGCCGGTGATACTCAGCTGTACCAGCAAGTCATGAGCCAAGAAGCATTACAAGGCGCTGCGATTAAAGGCACAGGTAAAGCATTGGATCGAGTGGCCAAGTTCTATTTGGACATGGCTGAAAATATGTTCCCAGTCATAGAGGTAGACGCTGCAAGGAAAATTGAAGTCATAGTCACTCGTGGGGCCTCGTTGTCATTGGCCACTTCACAAGGGGTAGGTGCAAGAAGATGA
- the traV gene encoding type IV conjugative transfer system lipoprotein TraV: MTTSMQNNPKHQSKQWSKAGLLLLAVGSTLLSGCSSLGLGSSEYGCPGMPDGVRCLSAREVYELTSNGAAPKTIDAVATRIGSPSGYSQSDLETGLLSHPALPETQQSAPIRIPSRVMRIWIAPWEDDRGDLNLSSYVFTEIEPRRWDIGVSAPRTVSPVLRPLQTQSDSALAGADGKRDNLSIYGETNE, translated from the coding sequence ATGACGACATCAATGCAGAACAACCCAAAGCACCAGTCAAAACAGTGGTCTAAAGCTGGATTACTTTTATTGGCAGTCGGCTCAACCTTATTGTCTGGCTGTAGTTCATTGGGTCTTGGGAGTAGTGAATATGGTTGCCCAGGTATGCCTGACGGTGTGCGCTGTTTATCCGCTCGTGAAGTCTATGAGCTTACCAGTAATGGCGCTGCACCCAAGACGATTGATGCTGTGGCGACTCGAATTGGTTCTCCCTCGGGGTATTCACAATCTGATTTAGAGACAGGACTGCTGAGCCATCCAGCATTACCTGAGACGCAGCAATCTGCACCTATTCGCATTCCTTCAAGGGTGATGCGAATTTGGATTGCGCCTTGGGAGGATGACCGTGGAGATCTGAATTTATCCAGCTACGTGTTTACCGAAATTGAACCGCGCCGGTGGGATATTGGGGTGTCAGCACCTCGAACGGTTTCGCCAGTGCTACGTCCACTTCAGACTCAAAGCGATTCTGCCTTAGCGGGAGCTGATGGTAAGCGCGATAACTTGAGTATCTACGGAGAAACTAACGAATGA
- the traA gene encoding TraA family conjugative transfer protein has translation MTNAVRSIQTQRLMTIGALGLMALMISEPSFAGTGGDAFTDVWDTLKDWTQGTLGRIVAGAMVLVGIVGGIARQSLMAFALGIGGGMGLYNTPTVVESVMSATLPVVASTQEVIGTTVPAISAVLLGT, from the coding sequence ATGACAAATGCAGTTCGCAGCATTCAGACTCAGCGCCTAATGACCATTGGTGCGCTTGGTTTAATGGCGTTAATGATTTCGGAGCCCTCATTTGCGGGCACCGGTGGTGATGCTTTCACTGATGTGTGGGATACTCTAAAAGATTGGACCCAAGGTACTTTGGGACGGATCGTAGCGGGAGCCATGGTTCTGGTGGGTATTGTGGGCGGTATCGCTCGCCAAAGCTTGATGGCTTTTGCCTTGGGCATTGGTGGCGGTATGGGTCTCTACAACACACCAACCGTCGTTGAAAGTGTTATGTCTGCAACTTTACCTGTCGTTGCCAGCACTCAAGAAGTCATTGGCACAACAGTTCCAGCAATCAGCGCCGTCTTACTGGGCACCTGA
- a CDS encoding type IV toxin-antitoxin system AbiEi family antitoxin, protein MSSKINWLIAHTSPGALVLQQWLTENGVSYSLAQKYAQNGWLKKLSSGVYYRPNAQGDIKPTWVDAIQALDVQLGVSVHLAGLSSLTHQGLSHYLQLNKEQVWICVKNKSSLPKWFREFPYQNWFYCGNHKLEVNPEKDLKRITVKEKELTVSCAELAAYEVVDAIGKLISFEHVAELFQGLVNLSPRKVQDILERSSSVQANRIFLFLGRYYDHQWVNRIDETRIKLGAGKRQVVEKGRFDERYQITVPEILSVKKGEQHNG, encoded by the coding sequence ATGTCATCTAAAATAAACTGGCTTATTGCTCATACTTCTCCTGGTGCGCTAGTACTTCAGCAATGGCTGACTGAAAACGGCGTGAGCTACTCGTTGGCTCAAAAGTACGCGCAGAACGGTTGGCTGAAGAAGCTTAGTTCTGGTGTGTACTATCGTCCAAATGCGCAGGGCGATATAAAGCCAACTTGGGTTGATGCCATTCAAGCATTGGATGTGCAATTGGGCGTTTCAGTTCATTTGGCTGGATTGAGCAGCTTAACTCACCAAGGACTGAGTCACTATTTACAGCTGAACAAAGAGCAAGTTTGGATTTGCGTTAAAAACAAGTCGTCCTTACCGAAATGGTTTCGTGAATTCCCTTATCAGAATTGGTTTTACTGTGGAAACCATAAGCTTGAAGTGAATCCCGAGAAGGATTTGAAAAGGATCACGGTTAAAGAGAAAGAACTCACTGTCAGCTGTGCAGAACTTGCTGCCTATGAAGTGGTAGATGCGATTGGAAAGCTGATTTCATTTGAGCATGTCGCAGAATTATTTCAGGGTTTAGTCAATCTTAGCCCTAGAAAAGTACAAGATATTCTTGAACGAAGCAGCTCTGTTCAGGCAAACCGAATATTTCTATTTCTGGGTCGATACTACGATCACCAGTGGGTCAATCGCATAGATGAAACAAGAATTAAATTGGGTGCAGGAAAGCGGCAGGTTGTCGAAAAAGGACGTTTTGATGAGCGATATCAAATCACAGTGCCAGAGATATTAAGCGTCAAAAAAGGTGAACAACATAATGGATAA
- a CDS encoding nucleotidyl transferase AbiEii/AbiGii toxin family protein translates to MDKDSPYYKQVSLLIRLLPVVATETVFALKGGTAINLFVRDFPRLSVDIDLAYLPLEPRNEALINVRAALQRITDRINTQPDIRAAFQDNKADELRIVVSSPVATIKIEVSPVARGTLHSAEIMPVQESVEDEFGYAEIQVVSLPDLYGGKLCAAMDRQHPRDLFDVRMLLGSEGISREILVGFLTYTLSHPQPINEVMSPNWQHLNEKFQAEFDGMTFEKVECEDLASVRPMMLIELQKHFTERDHAFLMSFKRGQPDWALFDYPNAADLPAIRWKLQNINKLAKNQAKHQEQLDKLKQVLDDWLVNANAE, encoded by the coding sequence ATGGATAAAGATAGCCCATATTACAAACAGGTTTCCTTGCTCATAAGACTGCTTCCTGTGGTAGCAACAGAGACGGTTTTTGCACTTAAAGGTGGCACCGCCATTAATTTATTTGTGAGAGATTTTCCTCGGTTATCTGTAGATATTGATCTTGCTTATCTTCCACTTGAACCAAGAAATGAGGCTTTGATTAATGTCAGGGCTGCATTGCAGCGCATTACAGACAGAATCAATACTCAACCAGATATCAGAGCGGCATTTCAGGATAATAAAGCTGATGAACTGAGAATCGTTGTATCAAGTCCGGTTGCGACGATCAAAATTGAAGTGTCGCCCGTCGCCAGAGGTACATTGCATAGTGCAGAAATAATGCCAGTTCAAGAGTCTGTTGAAGACGAGTTTGGTTATGCTGAGATTCAGGTAGTCAGTCTTCCCGATCTGTATGGTGGAAAATTGTGTGCTGCAATGGATCGCCAACATCCTCGCGACTTATTTGATGTGCGTATGTTACTTGGCAGTGAAGGGATTTCGAGAGAGATTTTGGTGGGTTTTTTAACCTATACATTAAGTCACCCTCAGCCTATTAATGAAGTCATGTCGCCAAACTGGCAGCATCTGAATGAGAAATTTCAGGCAGAATTTGACGGAATGACTTTTGAAAAAGTTGAATGCGAAGACTTAGCCTCTGTTAGGCCCATGATGTTAATTGAACTGCAAAAACATTTCACAGAAAGGGATCATGCTTTCCTTATGTCATTCAAAAGAGGGCAACCTGACTGGGCATTGTTTGACTATCCTAATGCAGCAGACTTGCCAGCGATTCGTTGGAAGTTGCAGAACATTAACAAATTGGCAAAGAATCAAGCAAAACATCAAGAGCAATTAGATAAATTGAAGCAAGTGCTTGATGATTGGCTTGTTAACGCAAACGCCGAGTAA
- a CDS encoding DsbC family protein: protein MRKLSPIILALALSPLVQAEPVSEVSPVGKIDGMVSLPVTGMKAVESNGRIVFMSDSGRFVIDGTLYDAWSKKPLTSLEEIREAGNTLDLSRLGLKMDDLNPLTLGEGKKKVVVFVDPRCPHCHELLKQALPLTKEYTFQILPVPVLGPDSERQVRQLGCARDKKAATDALLNGRISNLEQDDTCNLEPMQRTLVTAQILGIQGVPFIVANDGRISRGRPYDLSAWLEGR from the coding sequence ATGCGAAAACTATCTCCAATTATTCTGGCGCTTGCGCTGTCTCCTTTGGTTCAAGCTGAACCAGTGTCTGAAGTGTCGCCCGTTGGCAAAATTGACGGCATGGTTTCTTTGCCGGTCACGGGTATGAAAGCGGTTGAAAGCAATGGCCGTATTGTTTTCATGTCAGACAGTGGCCGGTTCGTCATTGATGGCACGCTCTATGATGCCTGGTCGAAAAAGCCGCTTACTAGCCTTGAAGAAATTCGAGAAGCAGGAAACACGCTGGACTTAAGTCGTCTTGGCTTAAAAATGGATGATTTGAACCCACTGACGCTGGGCGAAGGCAAAAAGAAAGTGGTGGTCTTTGTTGATCCACGATGCCCGCACTGCCATGAGCTTTTGAAACAAGCTTTACCGCTAACCAAAGAATACACCTTCCAAATACTCCCTGTGCCAGTGCTTGGTCCTGATTCAGAGCGTCAGGTTCGCCAGCTTGGCTGTGCGCGTGACAAAAAAGCGGCCACCGATGCATTGCTCAATGGTCGAATTAGTAACTTAGAGCAGGATGATACCTGCAACTTAGAGCCAATGCAGCGTACCTTGGTGACGGCTCAAATCCTGGGCATTCAAGGTGTGCCTTTCATCGTCGCCAATGATGGTCGCATCAGCCGAGGCCGTCCTTATGATCTTTCTGCTTGGTTGGAGGGGCGTTAA